The window AAATGAAAACTGCGCCTGGACACAACGGTCAACAATTTCAAATAACTGTTTGCACAGCATCAGACTTTTTTCAGTTTTGGCTTTTACCCGGTCAGCAATAGGAACATAGGGAATAATGTTCTGGTTGATTTGTTCTGAATTCTGCATCGCTTAGCCTCCCATAAACAGCATTGGGGAAACAAATAACACAGCACAGCAAAAAGTCAGCGTTTGAATGAGATTTTTACGGAATCTGGCGAATTTATTTTGTTTTTGGCGTTCTAGATAAGCACCCATGTCATAGATTGGGGTGTGCTCCGGTGCCGGAGTAATTGGTGCAGGTGTACGAGTACGGACTTGAATCTGTCTTTTCATGACGGAAACTCTCTTTTGAAGGTTTTAAACCCACCGCCATTACTTCCTACGGTAATGGTGGCAGACCGAACAGGGGTAGGAATACCGTCCAAAAGAGTAAACGGCCAGTCAAAGACTGCCCTGCCCGATCTACCATAACGAGTATAGCCGATCAGACATTTTAGGCAAAAAAAAGCCGCATTGAGCGGTGTTTATTTGCTCTCTTTTGAATTTAAACAGGTTCCTACGCCTGTACGCAGATTTTGCTGCGCTTTTACATATTGCTCGATAGCACATCACTATGTCAATATAGTGATGTGCTATTTTTAATAAGTTTCTGACTTTATGAATAATTTAGAAGATAAAAAAGTATCAATCCCATTAGCTATAGGGATTTTTTTAATTCCTTTAATTTTTGCTTGGTTTACTTTAAAAAAAGGATATTCAACCAAAGCACGTGTACTTAGTTTTGGATGGTTAATCCTTGGATTTATTGCATTTGCATTAATGCCTACACCTCCAGGTCAAACGAATAGCACCCCAAAAGCTGAAGTTGTAGAAAAAACCGAAGCTGAAAAAACGGCTCTTGCAGATGCTGAAGCCGCAGAAATTCGACAAAAATTTGAAGCTAGAAAAGCTGAATTAGCAGAAGAAGACAAACCACATTTTGAATGGCCACGAGTTGACTATACCAAAGCTGTGGCAAAGATTGCTTCAATGGATGATCAATCAATCCTAAAGGCTGTAGCTAAACCGATTATCGAAAAAGAAGATATCACAAATGAAAATGGTGAACCCGCAACAATTTATTATTTCAGTAAAAATTTAGTCAATGGTTTAGATATAGCTCTAAGCCGCGAATTCATTGATGTAACTTGGAGATTTGATGAAAAAGATCCAGTTAAAGCTACCGATGCATTTAATGATGGACAGCAAATTACGCGGGCATTATTGGGTGGAAAAGAAGGTTCAAATCTTTATGAAGCAATCGCTAAAGGGCAAAAATTCGATACTTTGCATTTAGAAGATGGTACTGAAATTAAGAATGCGCGTTGTGGGTCAAGTGTATGCAGATATCAAATTGTGAGATAAAAATGAAAAATTTAGTTTTATGTATATCTCTCGCCTTTTGTTTCCCATCTATGGCCTTCGCAAAATATTGCAAAGACTTTAAAACCCATCAAGAAGCGCAAGCCTATTTCAATGCCAAAAAGCCGGGATATAAGCGTCTAGATCGGGATAAGGATGGCAGTGCCTGCGACTGTTTACCGGGTGGAAACGGTAAAAAATGCCCTAAGAGTAAAAAATAAGTAATATTAAGGAACCAGATATATGTCAATTTGTGCCACCTATCATCAACTCACTGCATCAGTAGAATCACTCATTCAAGGTAAACCTAAAGCTATTGCTACCATAAATTTATATGAGTATTTTCAAAAATTAGTTGAGTGGGGTTATGTCGATTTTAAACGTAATTTTTTGAATGATAGATTTTGCGGATTAATTTCGGATGTGCATTTTGATGATGCTCTGAATGCAGTCAAATTTGTATTTATCATTGCTGATGCGGAAGCTGAAAATCAGGTTGCACGTAACTTAGAAACCAATAAAACACGACCTTTAAAGAGAAATAAAAATGAGGGAGCAGATAAAAGAGTAAATGTCGCGATACAAGTTGATTCATCCAATCCTGCCATAGCTAAGGTTGCTCTAGAATATGAACGAGGCATCACGATAAAAAAACTTATTGATACTTTAAATTATTTCTTTAGCCATGCAAGAAAACATGGTGGTTTTGAAAGTTACTTTATTGGTGATGATCCAGTGGAACGCTATCAAAAAGCACCTAGAACTGGGCAACCAAAACCTTTAGCTTATAAGCCAAAATTAGAAATTAAGGCAGAAGTTGACCCAAGTATTATTAAGGCTTTCGAAGATGGAAAAATTCAGCACGTAGATTTTTATAAACAAGCCCAAAATAGTACAAACTTTGATGCTACTGGACATTTTAGCCAGGATAAAATTAAAGTTTCAATGAAAGTAGATACTCAAATCATCAGTGATACTTCCACATCATTTTTGGATAAAGCCGCTGATGTTATTGGTACTTTTGCCCTGTTTAGAAAAGGCCAGCCAGATATGCAAGGCTCAGTTTTTACAATTAATTTTAAAGATGAAAATGGAAGCCCTCGTACTGCGGAATATGATGCTGATGATGAAGTTTTCCGTTTAGTCAAGAAAGAATATTTCCCAGAAGAACTACGACAACCTATGTCGGAAGAGGATGAAAATGGTGAGAGTCCTGCTCGTACCAATATTAACCTATGTGATAGAATGTTAGCTAAAATATAGTCGTCCTACCTATAATTAAGGAGGTAGTTATGCTTGAATTAATATTTAAGCCATTAAACTATCTTAGTATAAGATGGGATAATGGAATAATTAATAAAACTCGTTTTGATTTTATTATTCCTTTATTAATTGCATTTATAATAAGTGCCATTATGACCTTTTTATGGTTTAAAATTGGCACTGATAAATCTAATATTTTTACCAATGATCTGACATATTATTTAATTTGTTTTTTACAGACAATGCCAGGGTTTTATATCGCTGCTTTAGCTGCGATATCGACTATCAATAGTACGACTATGGATCAACCAATGGCTGGTGATCCTCCTAAAGAAAAATATGTTGAATATAATCCATATAAAGTTTTTTGGATTGAAATGAATAGAAGAAGATTCTTAGCACGATTATTTTCTTATCTAACATTCATCAGCATCGTATTATTTTGTTTTTTATTAATTATCCGATTTTCATATAGTTTAGAGATTAAAGTTTCTTCATTATATGCAGTTTATATGACTTACTTTTTTTCTTGTTTAGTTGTTATTTTTTCACTTGTACAGTTAATAATGATGACTTTTTTAAGTCTTTATTACTTAGGTGAAAGAGTACATAAAAATTAAATCCCTCACTAAGAGGGATTTTTTATAATTTAGATATATAAGTACCAGCTAATAATTTACGGTGATGATGCTGTTTTGCTTTCAATGTTCCTTCTTTGTCTAAATCCCAGCCAATATACCAGCCATTTTCTAATATTCGCCTAGAATCTCCCCATAAAATAAAATTGATATCCATCTCTTAATCCCAACTTGAACTGGATGAGGATCCGCTATCATAACTCGATGAACTTTCTAAACTGCTTGATGAGCTGTTGTCATGAGATGAATTGCAGTGTGATGGGCTGGAATCAAAAATTCGATATTCAGAAGAACGTTCAATTCGACACGGTTCAGAAACATCTGAATGCTGCATTTGATTGATGTTTTGCTGATGCACAGCCAATAAGGCTATATCAGTGTTGTTGTTATAATTTGTATGTTGAATGGAACGTGTTGCGGGTAAAATTGCTGCCCGTACCTTTAATTGTTCAGCTTTACAGTTGCATTTAACTTTTGATGAGAAAAACCAGCGTCGATTGCATATAGAACATTTAGCCATTTTCATTATTCTCCATATTTTCATCATTTGCTGCTTTTCGTTCTGTTAATTCTTTAATGGTTTGTAGTTTTACTTCTGGATTTGGCTTGGCACTGGGTGATATTTCATGGGTAATTTCCAATATTGCTGCTGCTGAAAAACTGCAGTGATAATTATTGCATTGCAAATAGATATTTCTTAGTAAGGCATGGACCGATCTGCTGCTTCTTATTGACATACCAGAACTGCAATGGGGGCATTGATAACTTGCGCTTCTTGCCATAAAAACGTCCAAAGAACATATATTTATCCATTATATTTATTTAGGTTAAATATTTGTTATTTATTTTTAATTTTTATTACCAGCTCTTGATGGGTAAATTTTACAAAGGCTAAGGAAATAGTAGGTAGAACCTTTTTACTTGAAATTCTCCCTTATTTCCTTTTAGCCTTTATTGCACTATTTCCTTATTCAGTATCGCTTTTGACCTGTTGAATCATATCCTTTTTGGCATTCAGTCGTGGCATTTCACGACTGAGTGCTTTTTCAGCTGCCAGTTTTGATTTATAGACATGGTTCAGGATTTTCGGATTGGACTGATCACCTTTGGTCAACCAGTGACGGGTTTTTTCTTTGCCGACGGTATATTGCGTTTTTAGCCCGGTATAGGGTTTGATTTCCAGCTCATTATGGGCAGAAAATTTACCGGTTTCCGGATCCAGCAAGGCAAACTCACGGTCAAGTCTGGCTTGCGCTGCTTCTTTACTGACGTACAAATAAGTGAAATGCTTCGGATTGGACTGGTCGCCTTTGGTCAGTGCAACGGCTTTATCACCCACCTGGTAATAGACCACGACTCCGGTCCATTTTTTGTCTTTTTCCGTTTCAAACTGGTCTTCAAACAGTTCTGCCACGTCATCTGCATCCGGAAAGAAAACTTCCAGCTCAATGGCTGTCGTAAAGCCGTTATCTGCATCTAGCGTATGCACAAGTCTGGTACCCAGCCAGTAAATATCATCAATCTGTTCTTTTAAGCCATCAAACAAAAATGTCATTTCCGGGATGAGCTCAGGCTTTCCCAGGGCAAGGGTATAATTGAATGTGACTGCAGTACGTTTGAGTTCTGCCAGTTTGGCCTTGGCAGCCAAGGTCGCGGACTGTTTGTCCTGGTGAATATGGCGGAGTTCCTTAATATTCTGGTTACTGGCATCGCCATAAACCACTTCAAGTTTTTTTGCCTTTTCAGCATCATAATACCAGGCCCGAACTGCGGTAATTTCTTCCCCACCGTCGGTATCACGATAGCTATGGTTATCGCCCTGCTTTCTGGTAATGAGGAAAGTCGGCAAGCTTTGTCCGGATACCGTTTGTGCAGCACCTTTAGGCATAAACAGCAAGGTGCCATTTTTAACCGATGCCAGGGCATCATGCTCGTCCGCCAGCCGGGTGAGCAGATTGGCATTCGATTCGTTTTGCACCAGGTTAATAATTTTGTGCTGACCAAGTGATTCATGCACGTTTAAATCCAGTTCATGTTCAAAAGCAATAACCTGCAGCACAGACAGAAGCGTAACGTTATTAAAGCTGCGTTCTTTTTTCTGTTTGAGACCAGACTTCAGGTCGGCACTGGTGGCGCGAATGGTCAGTACATCCGGTGCACCGCTATGCTCCACCTCTTTAACGGTATATTGGCCCTTATAAACCAGGCCTTCATTGCTCCATCCGAGCCAAGCCTGAATGACTGCCCCTTTAGGTGGAAGTTCCAGTTTGCCATCATGGTCGGACAGTTGAATTTCAATAGAATCGGATTCAAAACCACGGTTATCTGTGATGATCAGGCTGTTCAGCCGTTCAATTGCACGCTGGGTAATATCCTTTCCATCGACCAGCACTCTAAAAATGGCATGCGGATAGCTGTCATCCAGTTTGTCCGTAATTGCAGAGACAATACTCATTAGAACAGGCTCTCCGCTACTGCACCCATTACTCCGGTAATGAGTGAACCTGCAGACTTCGTTTTACTCAGTTTCAGGCTGAATTCGACTTTGCGTGGTTTACCATTTTTAAAAAAGTAGGTCTGGGTTTCATCGACTGAATCGAGTTTCCATAGCCCGTAAATTTTTCCGTTACCGGCAATGAGCGGAAAGGACTTTCCGGTATTGCCCATTAAACGCAATGCGGTCAGGGACAGTTGAGACCCGAACTCCGGAACAATGGATCCATCCAGGGTAATGGTGTCTTCACCCGGACCAAGGTACTGGTATGCCGGAGCTTCTCCAACGCGAGAATTGCTGGCATGCCGCCAGCTGGTACTACGTTGCAGGCTTTGATAGGTGGCTGTTGGTATTGAAAATACGAACATGCCGAAGATCATCATCATTATGTATTTTCCTTATTCTGAGTCGTGATAACTGTCGCGTACACGTTGCATTTTTTGACGCTGACGCTGATCCAGCATATTGGCGACTACCTGTGCGATCTGCTGTACAGACTGTCCAGGCTGGGCATGAATGTGCATGGTGATGGTATCGCCCTGGATAATGACTTCACCACGGCCAGCTGCTGCCGGTTGAGCATGTGAAGTTTTGATTTTAGCCAGTGCCGGTGCAACGTTAATTTTTTGCATCAAGCCTGAAATGTTCGGGTTGAAGATACCCAGCACGTCTGCAAACTTGGTTTTAAGATCCGGGAAGCCATTTTGCAGACCTACACCCAATCCACTCATGATATGACCGCCTAACCCTGCCATGACACGGGATGGACTATGGATGTCCATTCTTTTTCTCATGAAGTCTGGCATATAGGAGTTAACGGTTGCCCAGATGCTTTTAAGTTTTTCAAAGCCCGTTTTAATGCCTTCAATTAACCCCTGAATAATATTGCTGCCAATACTCATCATGCGGTCTTTTAAACTACCCAGATAAGTAAATATCTTATTCCAGCCATCTATAATCTTTAGCAAGATCGGATTTGTTTGAATAGCTGTTATCAATCCATTCCATGCACTTATTACAGTTGCCTTAATGCCATTCCATGCATTACTAGTAGCTTCTTTAGCTGATTCCCACTTTTGGGCAAACCATGCACCAATCGGGGCAAAAAAAGTAACTATCGAGGCCCATGCACTGGCTGCTCCTTCTTTCATGCCTGACCATAGAGAGCTGAAAAACGAGCTGATACTCGACCAGTTTGCAATGATTGTTCTTGGGATACCAATCATTGGCAAAAGCAAGTTCAAAATTGGATTTGATGCAAATGTTGCGTCTATACCTTTAATAATATTTTTAATAAAGGTTACACCAGTATTAAAAGCATTTTTAACCGATGCCCAAAGCCCAATAAAAAATGTTTTTATTGGAGTCCAGTTGCGATAAATCAGATATGCAGCAGCTGCTATGGCAGTGATGGCCAGTAGAATCGGATTGGCCAACATGAGTCTTGCTACCCACATGAATATATTACCCAGACCCATCACTGCTGCTTTTGCAATATTAAAAACCATTGGCAATAAAGAGAAAGTCTTCGAAAATACTGCTGTGGTACCGGTAAACGACGCCATGACCAGCCTTAGGCTGAGCATGCCCAGGATAAGCGGTGAAAAGACCGCAAGTGCACCACCAATCACCACCAGACTAGCTGCTACACCGAGTAAACCTACACCCAGCATTTTGGCTAGGGTTGGATTGCGTTCCATCCAGCCATTAAAACCTTGAAGTGCGCTAGTGGCTGTTTCAATGGCTTTGGTATAAACCGGCAGAATGGTGGTACCAAACTTGAGATAAGCATCATGCAGGTTGGCTTTGGCTTCAATTTCTTTACCCGTGGTGGTCCCCATGGCTTTGGAATTAAGCTGATCAATATTGTCCGCACCGGCATTTAACTTGGCATTCTTATGGATCTGGTCACGCTGCATGTACATTTGAGCAAATAGATTGGATGCAGTCCGGTTGGTGAAGATACTGCCCATGGCATCGATAATGTCGCCTTCTTTGGTGATACCTTTAGACTTTAATTGCGGTACCAGTACCTGTTCCATCCATGCAAACTGGTCCTTTTTAAACAGTTCTGCCCCTTTAATGGCCCCTACATCTAGGAATGATATCTGCCCGGATTTGTCATGCTTAACTTTGCTAGGATCTGAAATTAGACCAAGTCGCTCCAAGTTATTTGCTGCACGTTTGGTGGTACGTCCCTGGTAAACGTTTTGATAAGCCGACATCATGGCTGTACCAACACGGAAACCACCCATTTCCTGCACCAATGGTTCCAGTTTGTAGTAAAAGGCTTTGTTATCGATACCCTTGGCAGCAATACCACCAGTCTTGATGACGTTGAGCCATTCTTCTGCCTGGACACGCCCACCGGTTGCGGTAATGACCTGTTGAATGATATTGGCTTGTTCATGGAATGCTTTTTCACTTTTTAAGCCATTCCGCATTTCGATGACTTTGAGCATGTCCATGAATTTTTTTTCATTTTCTGCACCGCTATCGCCATACATGGCTTCATTGGCAAATTTCATTTTTGCCAGGGTTGGGGCCACCATTTGGGCATGGTGTACGTCAGCAAATGCCGTTACACCATCACGCACCAATTGCAAGTTGTCCAGGGTTGAAGTACCAAAAGTTTGCATGGCTTTGGCATATTGCACGGCTTCTTTAGTCGCTTCTTTGCCTAACCCTAGTGATGCGATGCGGTTTTCCTCCACATCCATGCGTTTGGTTTCATCAATTGGCTTACGCATGGCGTACATGACACCGACACCGGTGGCAGCTGCACCGGCACCATAAGCAGCAGCCGTTCTGGCATTAGATGCAATTTTTTGATGACTTTGCTGCATGCGGTTTAAGTTCTGCAGGTTCTTTTTCTGCTTGTCGATTTCAGTATTGGTCCCCTGAATTTTATTTTTCAGATTCTCCTGGTGCTGTGCCAAATCTGTCGACTTTAAACCGGCCTGGTTCAGCTCCTGACGTAATGCCATCAGCTTGGGCTTTCCTTCAGTGATAACCTTGTTTAAACGACGTGCTTCGGTCTCGGCTTTTTTAAGTTCAGCCGATAACTGGGAATTTGGATTGCGGGATAGCTGGTCTTTGAGCGATGAAATCTTTTTATTGGTTTTATCCAGTTCCTGAGTGGCCTGTTTCACATCCTCCTTGAGCTTTCTGAAGGTTGCGATTTTATTTTGCTGGCGTTCCAGGTCTTTTAACTGGTCATTGGTTTTTTTTAAAGCCTTGCTGGCAGCATTACTGCTGCCGACAATGACCTTTAAAGCGGGGCTAAGTTTGTTTTTTGCCCCAAAAATGACTTCAAGTTTTAACGCTTTCATTCGGCATCTGATCCATTTCGTTCAATGGCTTTTTGATGCCATTGCATCAGTTCTGTAAGTGACATGCTTTCATAGGTTTGTGGTGGCCAGTTAAAAACCACCGCAATATTGGCAATGGCGTCTTCTACTGTTGGAGTGACAGTTCCGCACGCACTGATTTCGGTTGCAAAAAATAGATCACCGCTGCACCCAGCTGAACGATATCTGCAGGTTCAACCGCACCACTATTAAGCAGGCCCTGTGACAATGTTGGTGTGGTACATAGTGGCAAGATGGTACAAATGGAGTTCACATCACCATTTAGGATTTCAGAAATACGGATTTTTCGCAGTGCAGGTACGCTTGGTTTACGCACTTCGATTTGAGTAAATTCTGTATTGCCAATTTTGATGGGTTCATCCAGGTCTACAATCTGGATGTCCGGATTTTCGGTAATCAGTTTCTGGTTCTCAATTTGATCCGGAGTCTGTACCTGAGCTTGTTCTTGATTGCTTTCTTGATTTTGCATTGCATATTCCTTAAAGAAAATTTAAATAAAAAAACCTTCTGCAGTACGAAACCACAGAAGGGAAGGAAAACTAGTGACCAATATTGGCGCGGTGTTTCTCTAACAGATCCACACCGTTGACGATTTCAATCATGTTCGGAATATCAATTTCGACTTTAACGACGCCATCGATACTGAGCTTGTAAGCTGACCAGATGGTTTTCATGGATGTTTCAGTGTCGTCCCCGGCTTTCTGGTTGCCGAAATCAATTTCTTCATGACGACCACGAACAATAATTTCGACTGCAGAGGTTTCGCCTGTGTCATCACGCTGGTATGAACCGGCAAAACGCAGCATGTGTTCGCCTACCGTTGCAGCACCAAACTGTTCAATTACCAAGGCATCGATACCGCCAAGCTTCCAGTTGAACTCGGTAATGTCATCGCCTAGACCTAGATCGATTTTGACATTGCCGTTCATGCCACCACCACGCCAGTCCTCAAACTTGCGGACCAGTTTTGGAATGGTGACTTCGCCTGTCTGACCAAGGTAAGAATTACCTTCGTTAAACAGGTCCATCAGTTTTAATTTTTTAGGTAAAGCCATGTGCTGTTTTCCTTATGTTTTCTATGCTGTCATACGTGCAGCAAAGTCACCTAGGTAACGATCTGTAATGCGTGAACGTAGGGTTAAATCTTCAAGTGGTGGTACTGGGGTAAAGTCATAATCCAGCAGCAAGCGACCTGATTTGAGTGACTCTTTTGAGTTTGCAGAAGGATCGAACCAGCATTGGGCATCGATGATGTAGCCCTGGCCTTTCAGGTCACGGAATTTGGCATTGATGCCTTCAACGATGTCACGTGCCAGGCTTGGATGAAGTGGCTTGTCGACTGCCCACATGTGCCCTTCTGCCATGGTGTCTGCCAGGATCTGAGCAGTACGGGTATAGTTTTCAAAGGCAAATAAAGGATCGGCCGAACAGGTACGGGAACCCCAGAAGCGGAAGCCATCACGCTGAATTAAGGTGGTGATTTCGTTTGAGTTGAGGTAACCGGCATCGGTTTCCATGCTTTGCAGCTGCCAGAACACATCTTTTGAAATGCCGGTAACGCCATTGACTGCAACGTTGGACAGGGTTTTATGCCAGCCGGTGTCATTGTCGATTTTGGCACGTAGGCCCAATGCTCGAGCAGTTGCTTCAAAGGTCGTGGTTGATGAGGTTACAGTGTTCCAGCCCAGGAAGTCTGGCCAGATGATCATGGTTTCGCGGGAACCAATGGCATCACGATAAGCAGCTGCTTCTTCTTTGGTTTCACAGCCATTTGCCGAAACGTAAACAAAGGCACGCAGTTTTTCTGCAATACCGCCAAAAGCTGCGGCAACTGCTGCAGTATCCAGCCCTGGTGCACCTAAAATACGTGGTTTCACTTTGAGGTTTTGTTCAGCCGTCAGCAAAGCTTTCATGCCAGTGTATTTACCGTTGACCTGTCCACCAATGACTGCGGTGGTTTGCTCTGCCTCGGTTTCTTTGCTTGCCACACGCACGACAACGACTACTGCATTGGTCTGGTCTGCAATGGCCTGTAATGAACGTGCCAAGGTACCTTGAGTCCCTGCTTTTTCAACTGAGCCTTGTACGTCAGTTAAAAGTACTGCTGTGTCTAATGGAAATACCAAGGGATCTGCATCTTCTGCAGTTGCGACCATGCCAATGACTGCAGTAGAGACAGTACGGATGGGACGGGTGCCTTCATTGAGTTCTAGAACCCGGACACCGTGGAAATATGAATCTGTAGCCATAAAATTAGCCTGTGATCTGTTGTTTTATATACAGATGACAGGCTTACAAAATGGCTTTTTAATTGCGATGGGATACTGTTGTATTTCGGCTTTTTACAACAATATCAGTTTTGATTGATGAGCTTTAACACGTCCGGATTTTGTGCTAAAAATTCCGCCAGCTTTTCTTCTGGTGACGTTTCCTGATGAACCTGTGGCTTTTGGATGAGTTCCCATTTGAAGCCATTCCAGCGTGGCCACTGATCTTCTGGCCATTCAGTTGGCGGTGCAGTTTCGACACAGCCTGCCGGCAATGGAAATACACCAGGTTCAAGTGGTGATTCATCTGCCACTGTTTTACCGACAAATAGTCCAGAATAGTTAGTTTGATACACTGTAATCTGATTCATGGTTTACTCCTTAGTAGCGGATGCAGGCAAGAACAGCAATGTTGCGTGGTCGTGTTTCTGATCCAAAACTATTTTTAGTGTATACATCCTGAATAATTCCGTTATATGCACCATCACCCCCGGCTACTCGATACATCAAGCCATTGTAATGTGTAGCATCAAATGCTGTTTCAATTGGATGACTATGTGATTGAATGTCTTGTCCTTGTTTTGAACCAACCTGTCTCCAAGCATCAACACCTCGGCCATCGTCTGCATAGCGAGGAAACTCACCACGTGCTTCTGGAACGTTGAACGTGCTTACTCCATCCCCAGCACCATAAGTTGTGCCAATGGCTGCAAAAAGATCTGCATAAACAGCACGTGAATATGCAGCCCCATTACATTTTAAAAGACGATATCCAGCTGGAATATGCGGTGATGCTAATGTAACAACCGTTCCAGGGGGACAGCTATTGTATTTAGCTTCATCAAAACTCATGACACCCAGATTTTGACGTGCTAAGGGTTTATTGGGTACGTCAGATAAATTCAGATTTTGCGCCAATGGGTAAGGTGCAGCACCAAGCGGTTCATTCTGAACGATCAGGATTTTTGCATCCGGATAGGCTTTGCCTAATGTGATGCGTGTGTCTGACGTTGCCAGCCATCCATCTGCACCGGTTTTATTGGTAATGCGTTCGCCATTGATATACACCGCTGCACCGTGGGTGGTGGTGGTGCTGAGGTCTACAATAAGCTGATCAGCTACCAGTGACTGTTCTTCTTCAATGGTGTTGACGAAAACATCTGCCGTTCCCGCATCATCCCAGAATGTATCGCCATCGGTATTGGATTTTTTCTTCAGCACCTGGCCAATGGTACCACCCGGGAACATGGTTGCTGGTGTGAGTGTATTCAGGATCCATTGATGTGTGGCAATAACTACGTTCGGGTCAAAGTTCAATTCAAGCACTTCAGGGTTTGAAATCATGAATGGGATTCGATAAACCGAATCTTGCGTAACGCCTTCATCAAGTGTCGGTTTGTAAACTTCAGGTGTATTGCCGACCAGTACCATATTGCCATTACGGTCAAACAAGGCAATTTCACGTACTACAAAGCCTTCCACGGAAACAGGGATCAGCATTTCAGCCGTGTATTTATTCTCATTTTCAGGATCCTGAAAAATACGGTTGACTGTACCGCGATATTTTTCACGAATTAACTGAACCATAGATTCGCTTGGTGTCATCTTATTACCACCGCCATCACCCACGGCAAAATGGGTGATTTCGATAGTGCGCTGTTGGCTGACTGCCTGGGAGACTAGAGTTAAGCCGATTGACGTGTAGATTGTTTTATAAGTCATATTATTCCCCGAAGCCATCAGCTAAACGCACCAGTTCATTTTGTCGAATTGATTGGGCCTGTGCGGTTGATGCGGTATGTGCAGGCATCATAATTACAGGTTTAACTCCATTCGCTAAGCATCTTTCAGCAATCCATTTGAGATTTAATTCCCATTCATTAAAGCTGGCAGTTCTTCCATTTATACCACCCAATGATTCAGCTTTATTTGCGAACATTTTTTCAGGATCAAAGTCATAGAAGGTATT is drawn from Acinetobacter sp. WCHAc010034 and contains these coding sequences:
- a CDS encoding excalibur calcium-binding domain-containing protein, yielding MKNLVLCISLAFCFPSMAFAKYCKDFKTHQEAQAYFNAKKPGYKRLDRDKDGSACDCLPGGNGKKCPKSKK
- a CDS encoding ogr/Delta-like zinc finger family protein gives rise to the protein MARSASYQCPHCSSGMSIRSSRSVHALLRNIYLQCNNYHCSFSAAAILEITHEISPSAKPNPEVKLQTIKELTERKAANDENMENNENG
- a CDS encoding contractile injection system protein, VgrG/Pvc8 family, giving the protein MSIVSAITDKLDDSYPHAIFRVLVDGKDITQRAIERLNSLIITDNRGFESDSIEIQLSDHDGKLELPPKGAVIQAWLGWSNEGLVYKGQYTVKEVEHSGAPDVLTIRATSADLKSGLKQKKERSFNNVTLLSVLQVIAFEHELDLNVHESLGQHKIINLVQNESNANLLTRLADEHDALASVKNGTLLFMPKGAAQTVSGQSLPTFLITRKQGDNHSYRDTDGGEEITAVRAWYYDAEKAKKLEVVYGDASNQNIKELRHIHQDKQSATLAAKAKLAELKRTAVTFNYTLALGKPELIPEMTFLFDGLKEQIDDIYWLGTRLVHTLDADNGFTTAIELEVFFPDADDVAELFEDQFETEKDKKWTGVVVYYQVGDKAVALTKGDQSNPKHFTYLYVSKEAAQARLDREFALLDPETGKFSAHNELEIKPYTGLKTQYTVGKEKTRHWLTKGDQSNPKILNHVYKSKLAAEKALSREMPRLNAKKDMIQQVKSDTE
- a CDS encoding phage tail protein, with protein sequence MMMIFGMFVFSIPTATYQSLQRSTSWRHASNSRVGEAPAYQYLGPGEDTITLDGSIVPEFGSQLSLTALRLMGNTGKSFPLIAGNGKIYGLWKLDSVDETQTYFFKNGKPRKVEFSLKLSKTKSAGSLITGVMGAVAESLF
- a CDS encoding phage tail tape measure protein; translation: MKALKLEVIFGAKNKLSPALKVIVGSSNAASKALKKTNDQLKDLERQQNKIATFRKLKEDVKQATQELDKTNKKISSLKDQLSRNPNSQLSAELKKAETEARRLNKVITEGKPKLMALRQELNQAGLKSTDLAQHQENLKNKIQGTNTEIDKQKKNLQNLNRMQQSHQKIASNARTAAAYGAGAAATGVGVMYAMRKPIDETKRMDVEENRIASLGLGKEATKEAVQYAKAMQTFGTSTLDNLQLVRDGVTAFADVHHAQMVAPTLAKMKFANEAMYGDSGAENEKKFMDMLKVIEMRNGLKSEKAFHEQANIIQQVITATGGRVQAEEWLNVIKTGGIAAKGIDNKAFYYKLEPLVQEMGGFRVGTAMMSAYQNVYQGRTTKRAANNLERLGLISDPSKVKHDKSGQISFLDVGAIKGAELFKKDQFAWMEQVLVPQLKSKGITKEGDIIDAMGSIFTNRTASNLFAQMYMQRDQIHKNAKLNAGADNIDQLNSKAMGTTTGKEIEAKANLHDAYLKFGTTILPVYTKAIETATSALQGFNGWMERNPTLAKMLGVGLLGVAASLVVIGGALAVFSPLILGMLSLRLVMASFTGTTAVFSKTFSLLPMVFNIAKAAVMGLGNIFMWVARLMLANPILLAITAIAAAAYLIYRNWTPIKTFFIGLWASVKNAFNTGVTFIKNIIKGIDATFASNPILNLLLPMIGIPRTIIANWSSISSFFSSLWSGMKEGAASAWASIVTFFAPIGAWFAQKWESAKEATSNAWNGIKATVISAWNGLITAIQTNPILLKIIDGWNKIFTYLGSLKDRMMSIGSNIIQGLIEGIKTGFEKLKSIWATVNSYMPDFMRKRMDIHSPSRVMAGLGGHIMSGLGVGLQNGFPDLKTKFADVLGIFNPNISGLMQKINVAPALAKIKTSHAQPAAAGRGEVIIQGDTITMHIHAQPGQSVQQIAQVVANMLDQRQRQKMQRVRDSYHDSE
- a CDS encoding GpE family phage tail protein translates to MSLTELMQWHQKAIERNGSDAE
- a CDS encoding phage tail assembly protein is translated as MQNQESNQEQAQVQTPDQIENQKLITENPDIQIVDLDEPIKIGNTEFTQIEVRKPSVPALRKIRISEILNGDVNSICTILPLCTTPTLSQGLLNSGAVEPADIVQLGAAVIYFLQPKSVRAELSLQQ
- a CDS encoding phage major tail tube protein yields the protein MALPKKLKLMDLFNEGNSYLGQTGEVTIPKLVRKFEDWRGGGMNGNVKIDLGLGDDITEFNWKLGGIDALVIEQFGAATVGEHMLRFAGSYQRDDTGETSAVEIIVRGRHEEIDFGNQKAGDDTETSMKTIWSAYKLSIDGVVKVEIDIPNMIEIVNGVDLLEKHRANIGH